The sequence AAATATGTCATTTGGCAAAAGGAGGTTGTTAATTGTCACATCGAAAATTTTATCATCCGGTGATCAAAAGTACAATTAATTTGTTATATTTCTAAATGGGATGAAAACATAATGATTCGGTTTGAATGCTAATAAGAGTTCTTTCAAAATTGTGAAGTAAAATTTCATATCAttgattatattattataCAGTCGAATAACATAATATGTCGGTGAAAGAGATCTATCCTAATGTTATAATATAACATGCTTAATTATCTAACAAAATCTTGTGAATCCTGTATCCAAATAACTTCCAACTTCCAACTTCCAAAATACCAAACACGAGCTTTAAAAAAGTGGGGAATGAGAGAAGAAGACCCATCTCGGTTTTGGTCCGACAAGATAAAAAGATAAGGTCATAAAGGTCTGGCTATATCTTTGTAAACTGTATATTTCATTTGCCAAAAGAGTACTAAGTGAAAAGTCAATAATGGCCTTGTGTAGGGTAGGGTTGTTATTATCCACTAGGGTTCTCGTGGCAGTAAAAGGTTGGGAGTTATTTTGGAGGGCCACAAGGAAGGACTGCCTGTCCCACGTGGCGCAAATCTGTAACTCTCTTCGACAGGTCgttgaaggaagaaagagagaaagaaaaccaaaaataaaaatagaaacagagagagaacgTAGGCTGAGACACCGAAGGAGAAAATCATaccaaatataataattacattaaaattaattaatttaatttaataaaaatcgAAAATTTTCGAATTGGGCAGGAGTCCTTTTTGGCTTATAAATTGGGTGGGAGCGACGGTTTCGTTTTTACTCAATATCGCTTTGATCTTTCACGTgtctctccctttctctccGTTTTTTCTATTCGATTTGCTCTCTGTATCCCGCcttctgttttgtttcttaGCACAAACAAATTCTGTAGCGGTTTCCTGTTTGCTAAGCTTCGCTTGACGGTGCTTCGGttcattataattatatatacacatacatattcaTAGCACTCTGCTGAGATATAAAACAGAGAGGCTCTCAAGGTTTATATAACGATACAGGGAGAGAAATGGAGGGGAGAAAGCAAGTTGGGTCGTCTTCTTCATTTACTTCTGAGCTTTTCGGGTCCAAGGAGCCGTCATCCTCATCTGGGATTTTCGGGGCTATATTTGCGCCTTCCTCCAAGGAACTGGTATTGCTTTTCCCCTGTtcaagttcttttctttttattgttttctgaATCTCTGAAATctttatctgtttttttttaatttttgtcttcaattatttaattgggttttgattGCTATCTTAGCATTTTACGGTATTGCTTTGGATTTTGAGGGTTCTTGActgttttctgtttaatggtaTTGGAGTTCTAATGTTGTCTCTGTTTTTCTTAATTGAATATAGGTTAAAGCTGTCGccttttgtttgattttatattgttgGGTGCCTGTTTTTGCATTTCTGCTCGTAAAATCTTCCTGgggtttatctatatatatatatatatatattttacccGAAATTGGGTGAAGGCCTTCAATCGTCATCTACAAGTTCATATTTGCTGAATTGGGAGATTTCTGTctgatattaaaaaaagaagaagtggaTTTGCATCATCAAGacaagatttttatttatttttagtgaGAGATTGCATTATCTCTTTTAACGAAGGGCTTTAGAATTATATAATGCTGGGATATGTTTGTTCTttggaaaatattttctttcatctCCCCTCTGAGCTTTTAAACCATATTTTACAATAAACTCGCAAGTTCTTttgcaaattaaattaaaaaacttttgttattggaatctctctctctctctttctggcTGACCTTTACTAGATTCTGTAAAGTGTATgtgaatatttatttattttatgttgtaCCAAGTTCTGAGAGAAAGTTGTCTTCGTGTTCATGAAGGTGTTAGGGAGGGAATCTCTGCGTTCTGAAGTCACTGGGAAAAAGCTTACGGATGAACCATTGCACGTCAAACCTGGAGAGACAGGTTTGTaaggtttttctgtcttgtATAACTGTTGGTTTTCTTATGGCCAAAGCTTGTATCTATTACAATCTTGTTTAGATTGCTTCTCGCTGCATGTCAGCCATGAAAGGTGGTGGTCCTTTCTTCACTGATGTGGATCTTATGCATATTCCTCcttagattttttttcctaaataaAAGATGTATCTTTGGGTtgtcctattttttttatcatatGATTCCTGGTTTGATTGGCCGGTTAAGAGATGAATTGTGTTGTGTGTTTGAAAATTGTCTGCTTCTGTTACTCTGATGTTGCTGCAGTTGGTGACTCTAATGGCAGCGAAGGTGAGAGTCAGAACATGCCAAATAAGGACATGAGTTCCTTCTATCAGGATCAGAGAGTACAGCAACCATGTCACCTCAGCTCTTCAATCTATTATGGTGGCCAAGATATTTATTCTTACCCCC comes from Prunus dulcis chromosome 6, ALMONDv2, whole genome shotgun sequence and encodes:
- the LOC117632755 gene encoding uncharacterized protein LOC117632755, translating into MEGRKQVGSSSSFTSELFGSKEPSSSSGIFGAIFAPSSKELVLGRESLRSEVTGKKLTDEPLHVKPGETVGDSNGSEGESQNMPNKDMSSFYQDQRVQQPCHLSSSIYYGGQDIYSYPQSTQSPGFNSVYKKDGTEDDSGSACRGNWWQGSLYY